The Rahnella aquatilis CIP 78.65 = ATCC 33071 genomic sequence CGGTCTGGCACAACGGTTACTGGCTGGTTGACGGGGCGGTGGTGAATCCGGTGCCCATTTCGCTAACCCGCGCACTTGGTGCAGATATCGTTATCGCCGTCGATCTCCAGCACGACGCGCATCTGATGCAGCAGGATTTGCTGACAGTACAACCGACGGGGGAAGCACTGGATACTGAGAAAGAAGTGAGCTGGCGTGACAGAATACGCCAGCGTTTAACCCGGCCAAATGCCCGAAAACCCAACGTCAGCCCCTCGGCGATGGAAATTATGTCAACGTCCATTCAGGTGCTGGAAAACCGCCTCAAGCGTAACCGTATGGCAGGCGATCCGCCGGATGTGCTGATCCAGCCTTATTGTCCGCAAATCTCGACACTGGATTTCCATCGGGCAGAAGAAGCGATCGAGGCGGGCCGTCTTGCCGTTGAAAAACAGAGAGAGCAATTGCTGCCCCTGATTAAAAATAGACAGTTCTGAATGGCTTAAAATGTGTTTGGCCTAATCTGACAATTCTGCCAAGCAAAAACAGGCTTTATGAGCCACTATTAGAATAAGAAATTCTGGGGGACCCTGATGGACAAGCCACTTACAAGCAAGCATATTCTCATCGTTGAAGACGAAGCCGTTTTCCGATCCATACTTGCCGGCTATGTGAGTTCCCTGGGTGCGACATTTACTGAAGCCGAAAATGGCCTTGAGGCTTTGTCTCTGGTTGAAGATTACCCGCCTGACCTGATCCTCTGTGATTTAGCCATGCCTGAGATGGGTGGGATGGAATTTGTTGAAAACTTGCGATTACAGGGGAATAAAATCCCTGTTCTGGTGATTTCCGCCACTGATAAAATGACCGACGTTGCGTCAATGCTGCGTCTTGGCGTGGAAGATGTTCTCCTCAAACCGATCACTGATCTCAACCGGTTACGCGAGGCGCTGCTTTCTTCTTTATACCCAAAGCTTTTTTCATCACAGGCGATGGAGGAAAGTTCGCTGGTTCAGGACTGGGAAGCGCTGTGCCGTAATCCTAATGAAGCACAGCGTTTGTTGCAGGAATTACAGCCACCGGTTCAGCAGAGGCTGGCGCATTGTCGCATTAACTACCGGCAACTGACGTCAGCGGAAAGTCCGGGGCTGGTGCTGGATATCGCTGCGCTTTCCTCCAAAGATCTCGGTTTTTATTGTCTGGATGTCACCCGGGCCAACGAAAATGGCGTACTGGCTGCGCTATTGCTGCGGGCTATTTTTAACAGCTTATTACGTGAGCATTTAAGTAATCAGCATCAGCGGTTGCCGCAAATGTCGACACTGCTTAAACAAGTCAATCATTTATTCAAGCAGGCAAATCTTGACGGACAATTCCCTTTGCTGTTGGGTTATTATCATGCCGAGTATAAGAATCTCATTCTGGTTTCTGCGGGATTACATGCCAATGTGAATACCGGAACCAATATGATCCAGCTTAGCAATGGTGTGCCGCTCGGCACCACCGGCGCAACTTACTCCAATCAAATCAGTCAGAAATGTGATGCCTGGCAATGTCAGGTCTGGGGTTCGGGTGGACGTCTGAGATTAATGCTGTCTGTTGATTGAGCAAATTTATTACTATTGATAATAATTTATTAATAATCCTGAGCATTTTTTCTGCACGATTTTTTGTCTTCATACTTTATTTCAATCTTCTAAGACGTATCTCAATGCAAAATATGCCTTTGCAGGCGCACTTGCGGCTGAAACTGGTATAATCCGTTCCGGTAAATTTGGCTGTCTATTTTACATTGTTTAAAATAACAAATAGGAATTCGCTGATGAAAGTAACAGTTTTTGGTATCGGTTACGTCGGACTTGTTCAGGCGGCGGTTCTTGCTGAAGTTGGGCATGAAGTTTTGTGTATCGATGTAGATGCAAAGAAAGTAGAAAACCTGAAAAACGGGCTGATCCCAATTTTTGAGCCGGGCCTGACGCCTCTGGTTCAGAGCAACTATGAAGCAGGGCGCTTGCTGTTCAGCACCAATGCGGCTGAAGGTGTAGCGCATGCAACGGTACAATTCATCGCGGTGGGTACTCCTCCGGATGAAGATGGTTCCGCTGATTTGAAATATGTGACTGCCGTTGCCCGTACGATCGCTGAGCACATGACCGGGCCGAAAGTGGTCATTGATAAATCTACCGTTCCGGTCGGCACGGCGGACAAAGTCCGTGCCGTGATGACAGAGAAACTCAAAGAACGCGGTGTGGATATCAGCTTCGATGTCGTATCAAACCCTGAATTCCTCAAAGAAGGTGCGGCAGTCGCGGACTGTATGCGACCTGAACGTATCGTCATCGGTACTGACAATCCGGACGCCATCGATCCGATCCGTGAACTTTACGAACCTTTCAATCGTAATCACGATCGTATGATCCTGATGGATATCCGCAGTGCCGAGCTGACCAAATATGCCGCCAACTGTATGCTGGCGACCAAAATCAGTTTCATGAATGAAATGTCTAATCTGGCAGAAATGCTGGGTGCGGATATCGAAAAAGTCCGTCAGGGCATCGGTTCTGATTCACGTATTGGTTACCACTTTATCTACCCGGGCTGCGGCTACGGCGGTTCCTGTTTCCCTAAAGACGTCCAGGCGCTAATCCGCACTGCTGAGCACATTGGCTATCAGCCGAAATTGTTGCAGGCCGTGGAACAGGTCAATTACCAGCAAAAATATAAGTTGCCTGCTTTCATTCAGCGTCATTTCGGCGATAACCTGGAAGGGAAGACCTTTGCACTGTGGGGACTGTCATTCAAGCCAAATACCGATGACATGCGTGAAGCTTCGAGTCGCGTATTAATGGAACAACTTTGGGCTGCGGGTGCGAAAATCAAAGCTTATGATCCGGAAGCCATGAATGAAACGCAGCGCATCTACGGTCACCGTGATGATCTGGAGTTGATGGGAACCAAAGAATCAGCACTACATAATGCTGATGCGTTGATTATTTGTACGGAATGGCAGAATTTCCGTGCGCCGGATTTTGATGTGATCAAAAAAGCATTAAAAGAGCCGGTGATCTTTGATGGTCGTAATTTATTCGATCCTGAACGTTTGGAGAAACGCGGATTTACTTACTACGGCATAGGCCGTGGCGCATCAATCAATCCGGTTCTGTAAGGAGTTTTCATGAAATATCTGGTCACTGGCGCAGCGGGCTTTATTGGCTTCTATGTGTCACAACGTTTGTTGGCTGCAGGTCATTGCGTTATCGGCATCGATAATCTGAATGACTACTACGACGTCAATCTGAAACTTGCCCGCCTTGCTCAACTGGAAAATAAAGACGGCTTTGAATTTATTAAGCTGGATTTAGCTGATCGTGAGGGCATGTCCGCATTGTTTGCGGAACAACGGTTTGAACGCGTTATCCATTTAGCCGCGCAGGCCGGTGTCCGATATTCAATCGAAAATCCCCTGGCTTATGCTGATTCCAACCTCATAGGATTTGTTAACATTCTGGAAGGTTGTCGTCATAATAAAGTCGGGCATTTGCTTTATGCTTCCTCCAGTTCAGTTTATGGTCTGAACAAAAAACAGCCTTTTTCAACGGATGATTCTGTCGATCATCCTGTTTCGCTGTATGCTGCAACGAAAAAGGCCAATGAATTAATGGCTCATACCTACTCACATCTTTATAAAATTCCTACCACCGGATTACGTTTCTTTACCGTATATGGTCCGTGGGGACGCCCGGACATGGCATTGTTTAAGTTCACCAAAGCAATACTGGCCGGGCAGAACATAGATGTTTATAACCATGGTGAAATGCGTCGTGATTTTACTTATATCGACGATATCACCGAAGCCATTGTTCGTTTACAAGACGTGATACCACACGCGGATCCGGACTGGACTGTAGAAAACGGCTCTCCTGCCAGCAGTTCTGCACCTTATTGCGTTTATAATATTGGCAACAGCAATCCGGTGAAGCTGATGACATATATAAGTGCGCTGGAAAAGGCGTTAGGAAGGGTTGCGGGAAAAAATATGCTGCCAATGCAGCCGGGCGATGTACACGAGACCAGCGCCGATACATTACCGCTGCAGAAAGCTATTGGCTTCAAACCTGAGACGCCTGTGGAACAGGGTGTCCTGCGCTTTGTGGACTGGTATCGCGACTTTTATCAGGTCTGATGTGGTATTGTGCTGCTAAAGGCTGCTCAGGCGGCCTTTTTTATGGAATCAGTTAAATCTTATGGATATTTATACAACAGGCTGTGCCGGTTTTGTATTAACCGTATGACTGTTACCCCCTAATAAAAACAAAAAGCCCATCAGAGTGATGGGCTTTTTAGCATTAACAGTTACGTTAATTGATGCAATTACAGCAGGAAATCGTCCAGTGATTTACCTTGCTCTTCGATTGCTTTCTTGATTACAGCTGGAGTACGACCCTGGCCAGTCCAGGTTTTGTTTTCGCCGTTCTCATCAACGTATTTGTATTTAGCCGGACGTGCTGCACGTTTTGCTTTACCGGTCGCTTTAGTCGCAGCCATCGTTTGCAGCAATTCGTTAGGATCAATACCGTCAGCAATCAGCATTTCGCGGTATTGTTGCAGTTTACGGGTGCGCTCTTCAATCTCAGCAGCTGCCTGAGAATCTTCTTCGCGACGCTCGTTCACAACAACTTCTAATTTTTCCAGCATCTCTTCCAGAGTTTCCAGAGTGCATTCTCTTGCTTGCGCACGCAGAGTACGGATGTTGTTCAGAATCTTTAATGCTTCGCTCATTATACTAGTCTCGAATTATATTGGTGGGGGGCGTTTGGCTAATAATAGAATGCTCTTCTGTATTCTGCAATAGCGAATTTGTTTGCTTGACCTTAATTTACGCATTTAAAGCAAATAATGTTTATCCACTGAGAAATATAGCCAGGCCGCTTAGCGGTATTTATCTGGGGGTGATAACCCTAATTTCAATACTCTGTTGAGGATGGTTGATGCTTTGTGTAAGTAGTTTTTTAAGCCAGCGATTGTTCACAAAATTAAAGGATCTGTGAAGTCAAGTAATGTAAGGATATGGAAAAAGAGAGGGTATGAAGCACAAACTCAGGAAAATGATTGTTTGCGGGTAGCATTTCAATTGCCTTTTTTAATGTATAGACAAACTCTTGCTCTACGCAGCAGAGATATAAACTGCGCTTTCATTGCGGGTATTCTTGCCTTGTTAGCAGGGAATAATTATCTCATGCCGTTATAATTTTTCATTGTAAGTTTCTGTGATTTTTACCGGGATTGAATGTCTCGCCGTGCCAGATATCAGCGCTACTGCGCTGTTGTTATGGTCTGGCAGGCATGTGATACAATACATGCCGAAAATTTATGCCATCCATTACATTATGGGGTTACTCCTTTATGGCTCAGCTTTATTTCTATTACTCGGCGATGAATGCCGGTAAGTCTACCTCGTTGCTGCAATCTTCATATAATTATCAAGAACGTGGTATGCGTACACTGGTGTTAACGGCAGAACTCGACAACCGATATGGCTTGGGTAAAGTCAGCTCGCGAATCGGCTTGTCGTCGCCCGCAGAGCTTTACAACAGAGAGACAGAACTCTTTAATCTGGTGGCTCAGGAGAACCGCAAACAGCGTTTGAGCTGCGTTCTGATTGATGAGTGCCAGTTTCTCACTAAAGCTCAGGTAACGCAGCTGACGGACGTTGTGGACGATCTGGATGTGCCTGTACTTTGTTACGGTCTGAGAACGGATTTTCGCGGAGAACTTTTCGAAGGCAGTGAATATTTACTGGCGTGGGCGGATAAACTGGTTGAGCTTAAAACCATCTGCCATTGTGGCCGCAAGGCCAACCGCAACCTGAGACTGGATGAGAACGGTAACGCCTTACATGATGGCGCCCAGGTGGTTATTGGCGGTGATGAAAGTTATGTTTCGGTCTGCCGTAAGCATTACAAAGAAGCGATGGCTGCGTTTGATGTCAGGGACGAAAGTAAGCCTAAGCTTCTCTGAGTCCTGGGCGTTGACTAAGGCCTGCGAGTGATTGTTGAACGATAAATCGCAAATTCGGACTATAAAAAAACCCGCCTTTCAGCGGGTTTTTTACTATCAGCATCTCAGCAAGTTATTTTTTGCTGGTTTTCTTTTCAGCTTTTAGCGCTGGAGCAGCAACTTCTTCTGCTACGTCTTCACTGAATTCACGGCCGTAGTAAGTATCCATCAGAATCTGTTTCAGTTCGGCGATCAGCGGGTAACGCGGGTTAGCACCGGTACACTGGTCATCAAACGCATCTTCAGACAGTTTGTCTACTTTAGCCAGGAAGTCAGCTTCCTGAACGCCTGCTTCACGGATAGAGGTTGGGATACCCAGCTCTGCTTTGATTTCATCCAACCAGGTCAGCAGTTTCTGAATTTTCTGTGCAGTACGGTCACCAGGAGCACCCAGACCTAAATGGTCGGCAATTTCTGCGTAACGACGACGCGCTTGCGGGCGGTCATACTGACTGAAAGCCGTCTGTTTAGTTGGGTTATCGTTGGCGTTATAACGGATAACGTTTGAAATCAGCATGGCGTTAGCCAGACCGTGTGGAATGTGGAACTCTGAACCCAATTTATGAGCCATTGAGTGACAAACCCCAAGGAAGGCGTTAGCAAACGCAATGCCCGCGATAGTCGCCGCATTGTGAACGCGTTCACGGGCAACCGGGTTTTTAGCGCCATCTTTGTAGCTGGCTGGCAGGTTTTCTTTCAGCAGTTTCAATGCCTGCAGAGCCTGACCATCGGAATATTCGTTCGCCAGTACAGAAACGTAAGCTTCCAGTGCGTGAGTGACGGCATCCAGACCACCGAAGGCACACAGTGATTTCGGCATGTTCATGACGAGATTGGCATCAACGATAGCCATGTCAGGTGTCAGAGCATAGTCAGCCAGTGGGTATTTCTGACCAGTCGCATCGTCAGTAACAACCGCGAATGGTGTTACTTCTGAACCGGTACCGGAGGTAGTGGTGACGGCGATCATTTTCGCTTTCACACCCATTTTCGGGAATTTGTAGATACGTTTACGGATATCCATAAAACGCAGCGCCAAATCTTCGAACTGAGTATCCGGGTGTTCATACAGAACCCACATGATTTTCGCAGCATCCATCGGTGAACCACCACCCAGCGCGATGATAAC encodes the following:
- the rssA gene encoding patatin-like phospholipase RssA — encoded protein: MSRKVTIGLALGSGAAKGWAHIGVINALKEMDIEVDVVAGCSVGALVGAAYVSNRLPAIETWVRSFSYWDVLRLMDFSWKRGGLLRGERVFNAVGQLIRIDEFEKCSKKFGAVATNLSTGRELWLTEGDLHEAIRASCSMPGLLAPVWHNGYWLVDGAVVNPVPISLTRALGADIVIAVDLQHDAHLMQQDLLTVQPTGEALDTEKEVSWRDRIRQRLTRPNARKPNVSPSAMEIMSTSIQVLENRLKRNRMAGDPPDVLIQPYCPQISTLDFHRAEEAIEAGRLAVEKQREQLLPLIKNRQF
- a CDS encoding NAD-dependent epimerase, with product MKYLVTGAAGFIGFYVSQRLLAAGHCVIGIDNLNDYYDVNLKLARLAQLENKDGFEFIKLDLADREGMSALFAEQRFERVIHLAAQAGVRYSIENPLAYADSNLIGFVNILEGCRHNKVGHLLYASSSSVYGLNKKQPFSTDDSVDHPVSLYAATKKANELMAHTYSHLYKIPTTGLRFFTVYGPWGRPDMALFKFTKAILAGQNIDVYNHGEMRRDFTYIDDITEAIVRLQDVIPHADPDWTVENGSPASSSAPYCVYNIGNSNPVKLMTYISALEKALGRVAGKNMLPMQPGDVHETSADTLPLQKAIGFKPETPVEQGVLRFVDWYRDFYQV
- a CDS encoding UDP-glucose dehydrogenase family protein, encoding MKVTVFGIGYVGLVQAAVLAEVGHEVLCIDVDAKKVENLKNGLIPIFEPGLTPLVQSNYEAGRLLFSTNAAEGVAHATVQFIAVGTPPDEDGSADLKYVTAVARTIAEHMTGPKVVIDKSTVPVGTADKVRAVMTEKLKERGVDISFDVVSNPEFLKEGAAVADCMRPERIVIGTDNPDAIDPIRELYEPFNRNHDRMILMDIRSAELTKYAANCMLATKISFMNEMSNLAEMLGADIEKVRQGIGSDSRIGYHFIYPGCGYGGSCFPKDVQALIRTAEHIGYQPKLLQAVEQVNYQQKYKLPAFIQRHFGDNLEGKTFALWGLSFKPNTDDMREASSRVLMEQLWAAGAKIKAYDPEAMNETQRIYGHRDDLELMGTKESALHNADALIICTEWQNFRAPDFDVIKKALKEPVIFDGRNLFDPERLEKRGFTYYGIGRGASINPVL
- the hns gene encoding histone-like nucleoid-structuring protein H-NS, translated to MSEALKILNNIRTLRAQARECTLETLEEMLEKLEVVVNERREEDSQAAAEIEERTRKLQQYREMLIADGIDPNELLQTMAATKATGKAKRAARPAKYKYVDENGENKTWTGQGRTPAVIKKAIEEQGKSLDDFLL
- the rssB gene encoding two-component system response regulator RssB encodes the protein MDKPLTSKHILIVEDEAVFRSILAGYVSSLGATFTEAENGLEALSLVEDYPPDLILCDLAMPEMGGMEFVENLRLQGNKIPVLVISATDKMTDVASMLRLGVEDVLLKPITDLNRLREALLSSLYPKLFSSQAMEESSLVQDWEALCRNPNEAQRLLQELQPPVQQRLAHCRINYRQLTSAESPGLVLDIAALSSKDLGFYCLDVTRANENGVLAALLLRAIFNSLLREHLSNQHQRLPQMSTLLKQVNHLFKQANLDGQFPLLLGYYHAEYKNLILVSAGLHANVNTGTNMIQLSNGVPLGTTGATYSNQISQKCDAWQCQVWGSGGRLRLMLSVD
- a CDS encoding thymidine kinase → MAQLYFYYSAMNAGKSTSLLQSSYNYQERGMRTLVLTAELDNRYGLGKVSSRIGLSSPAELYNRETELFNLVAQENRKQRLSCVLIDECQFLTKAQVTQLTDVVDDLDVPVLCYGLRTDFRGELFEGSEYLLAWADKLVELKTICHCGRKANRNLRLDENGNALHDGAQVVIGGDESYVSVCRKHYKEAMAAFDVRDESKPKLL